GTCCTCGCGGATTACGACGTGTTGAGCGAAGTCCGACAGCTACTGGTCGGCGAGTCGGAAGCGCAGGCGACCGCGAACGCGGGCAGGGACGCGACCTCGAGTACTGGAGGTGTCAACTAATGGTAACAGCATTCATCATGATCAAGGCGAACACGGGCGAGGCGGATCGGCTCCGAGACAGCATCGACGGCATCGAGGGCGTTCGCTCCGTGCATATCGTCGCCGGGGATGTCGACCTCATCGCGAAAGCGCAGGTCGAGACCCCCGCCGCAGTCAAGGAGATTTCCGCGACCCGGATCCAGGGTATCGACGGCGTCGAGAGCACGCAGACGTACATCGCGATGGACTAAGAACGAAGTTTTGCGCTGCGGGCGCGAAGCGCCGCGCGTCCGTTCGCTCGCGGTGATTTTCTGGGCAAGAGCCTGCCCTCCCCCCGGGTTGCGTGCCTCTCGCAGTGCTCGAGTCGCGTTCCCGGCCATCGAATCCATTCAGAGATCGAACGACCGTTCACTACTACTGCTTATTGATCACAAACACGGAACCAGTCAAGACTGATTCAACCACCCCGAAAATATAGAATGAAAAATTGAATATGTTAATCAAAGTACTTTTTATTCTATGATAGCAACTATTCACCGGATGGAGTCTGACACTGATCGCACTTACTGTGGCGTCGGTATCCGTGGAGTTGCCATGTTTGTCGATTCGTTTATTTGGATTTTTCTCACGTTCATTGCGATGCCATTCGTCGGGATTCTTACTGGGAACATTGAGACCGGAAATGGAACTTATGCGGACTTAGAAGGCACAGCGGCGGTTTTTGGACTTTCCTTGTGGTTTGTACTCGCAATCAGTTATCACACGGTTTTTGAGTGGAAGTACGGTCAAACACTTGGTAAATATCTTGTTTCAATCAAGGTAGAGCATAAAAATGGGGGGACACTCTCCCTTCGAGAGTCGTTTCTTCGAAATCTTCTCCGACTGGTTGATTGGCTTCCCATATTCTATATTGCCGGGATAGGAGTGTTGTTCGTATCTAACCGGTATCAACGAATTGGAGATCGCGTTGCGGGCACAGTTATTGTTCGAACGTAAAATTAATGTATAATCTATGTATGACAGACTGATGAATTTTTCTGAAATACCATTATTCAGATGTATTTTTAAGTGAAATACACAGTCACTATAACATCTGTACTTATCGGTCGATAGCGAACCCGTTCTCTGTGGGGAACAGTTCCGTTACTCGTCACCAACGACGTCGGCCAGCACGGTCTGCACTTCCTCGAGCACCGCGTCCGCCCCCTGCGTCGCGTCGATACGAACGAACCGCTCCGGATCGCGTTCGATGAGCCGCTCGTAGTTCTCCCGCACCGCCTCGAGGTACTCGGCTCGCTCGAACTTGTTCGTCGCGCCCGCGCGTTTCGCGGCCGTCTCGGGGTCGAGATCGAGGTAGATCGTCAGGTCGGGCGCGACCGAGAACGGCTCGTGAACGTCGACGACGTACTCGAGCGGATCCTCGGTATCGAGTCGGTCCGAGGCCGCGAGCGTCGCCCCCTGGTAGGCAAACCGGGAGTCGGAGTACCGATCCGAGATCACGAGGTCGCCGCGCTCGAGCGCCGGTTCGATCACCCGCGAGAGGTGGTCGGCGTGGTCGGCGGTGTAGAGGAACAGTTCCGCGAGCGAGTCGGCGTCGTCGTCCTCGATCGACCGGTAGACGGCCTCGCCGTACCACGAGTCGTCCGTCGGTTCGCGCGTGAACGTCGCATCGGGATACCGCTCCTGGAGCCCCTCCCGGACCGTCGTCTTGCCGCTGCCGTCCAGTCCCTCGAGCGTGACCAGCATGCTCCCACGTCGTGGCGAGAACTATTTAGTAGCCGCTATCGAGCGTCGGCGACCAAACCTCGGAGGCGGTCAGCTATTTATCGCTGCGTCCGTACATTCGAGGTATGAAGGTCCTCGTCGCCGGCGGTACCGGTTTTATCGGAACGAACCTCTGTGCGAAACTCCACGACCGTGGCCACGAGGTGACGGCATTGTCCCGCGATCCGAGCGGTAGCGACCTTCCCGACGGCGTCGACCGTGCGATGGGCGACGTCAGCGCGTACGACTCCATCGCCGCCATCGTGGCGGGCCACGACGCCGTCGTCAACCTCGTCTCGCTCTCGCCGCTGTACCAGCCCCCGAGCGACACCGATCACGAGACCGTCCACCTCGGCGGTACGGCGAACCTCGTCCAGGCCGCCGAGGACGGCGACGTCGAGCGATTCGTCCAGATGAGCGGACTCGGGGCGGATCCTAACGGACCGACCGACTTCCTCCGAGCCAAGGGCAAGGCCGAGGGCGTCGTTACGGACTCACACCTCGAGTGGACGATCTTCCGTCCCTCCGTGGTCTTCGGCGACGGCGGCGAGTTCGTCGAATTCACCAAACAGCTTACGACCCCGTACGTGACCGGGCTTCCGGGCGGCGGCGAGACCCGGTTCCAGCCGATCTGGGTCGGCGATCTGGTTCCGATGCTCGCGGATGCGCTCGAGGACGGGAGACACGTCGGCGAAATCTACGAGATCGCCGGCCCGCAGATCGTCACCCTCGCGGACGCGACGGAACTCGCCTACGCGGCCGAGGGGCGGTCGGTCTCTATCGTCTCGATTCCAATGTCGCTGGCGAAACTCGGGCTGACGGCGGTCGGTCCCGTCCCGTTCGTCCCCTTCGGGCCGGACCAGGCCCGGTCGCTGGAGCAAAACAACACCGTCGTCACCAATGACGTGACCGCATTCGGCGTCTCGGAGGAGGAGCTAACGACGCTCGGTTCGTATCTCGGACTCGAGGCGCGGAGACGACCCGAGTCGCGACAACAATCGGTCTGAGGCGCGCTCGAGCCATCATCGTCGTCTCCGCCCGCCCCGAAACTCGTTCAAATCCGGGCGAATCGGCTCAAATATTTAATATAAAGTATAGTATCGCCGTCGCTAGCGGACTCCGTCTCGAGCCGATTCGACCTCAAAAACCCGCCGCATGCAGCCGGTTTTCGGGAACACGAAAGCTAACAAGACATTCATCTCAACAAAAGACTTATGTCCTTGATAACACTGTTACCAATTCAACGGAGCCCCCTGATAAATAATGAAGCTGGCGATGATCGGATTTGGACAGGCTGGTGGGAAGATTGTCGATCGATTCCTCGATTACGACGATCGAACGGGCAGTGGGATCGTCCGCGCGGCGATTGCCGTCAACTCCGCGAAAGCGGACCTCATGGGCCTGACGAATATTCCACAGGAGAATCGCGTACTCATCGGTCAGGCCCGCGTGAAGGGCCACGGCGTGGGTGCTGACAACGAACTCGGCGCGGAAATCGCCGAGGAGGACATCGACGAGGTCCAGAACGCTATCGATGCGATTCCGACCCACGAGGTCGACGCGTTCCTCGTCGTCTCCGGGATGGGCGGCGGGACCGGATCGGGTGGTGCACCCGTTCTCGCGAA
The genomic region above belongs to Natronorubrum halophilum and contains:
- a CDS encoding RDD family protein gives rise to the protein MESDTDRTYCGVGIRGVAMFVDSFIWIFLTFIAMPFVGILTGNIETGNGTYADLEGTAAVFGLSLWFVLAISYHTVFEWKYGQTLGKYLVSIKVEHKNGGTLSLRESFLRNLLRLVDWLPIFYIAGIGVLFVSNRYQRIGDRVAGTVIVRT
- the tmk gene encoding dTMP kinase — protein: MLVTLEGLDGSGKTTVREGLQERYPDATFTREPTDDSWYGEAVYRSIEDDDADSLAELFLYTADHADHLSRVIEPALERGDLVISDRYSDSRFAYQGATLAASDRLDTEDPLEYVVDVHEPFSVAPDLTIYLDLDPETAAKRAGATNKFERAEYLEAVRENYERLIERDPERFVRIDATQGADAVLEEVQTVLADVVGDE
- a CDS encoding Lrp/AsnC family transcriptional regulator, which codes for MVTAFIMIKANTGEADRLRDSIDGIEGVRSVHIVAGDVDLIAKAQVETPAAVKEISATRIQGIDGVESTQTYIAMD
- a CDS encoding complex I NDUFA9 subunit family protein, producing the protein MKVLVAGGTGFIGTNLCAKLHDRGHEVTALSRDPSGSDLPDGVDRAMGDVSAYDSIAAIVAGHDAVVNLVSLSPLYQPPSDTDHETVHLGGTANLVQAAEDGDVERFVQMSGLGADPNGPTDFLRAKGKAEGVVTDSHLEWTIFRPSVVFGDGGEFVEFTKQLTTPYVTGLPGGGETRFQPIWVGDLVPMLADALEDGRHVGEIYEIAGPQIVTLADATELAYAAEGRSVSIVSIPMSLAKLGLTAVGPVPFVPFGPDQARSLEQNNTVVTNDVTAFGVSEEELTTLGSYLGLEARRRPESRQQSV